The Mesorhizobium huakuii genome has a segment encoding these proteins:
- a CDS encoding DUF2493 domain-containing protein → MTYELPLDDAYEPYHASSPTDRVILELQMYGHRPHQDEPDARPLPDDEVIRAGLAGIVETFAGMLGDTRLEPDLDDLLWSFANVFHRAAERVARSLDRNEEAQRSSQQEQDGSEVKSVELERLTAEGITYIERRNVLEIMRDEAADLYEAQTGSAWRPRTGSKVSHQAMTASVIDSRDFLAARCRAENEVLVPAGTKIAFAGGLDCNDHDRIWDALDKAREKHPDMVLIHGGSPRGAERIAACWAENRKVTQIAFKPDWNRHAKAAPFRRNDQLLSVVPYGLIVFPGSGITENLADKARRLGIPVWRFAEDGA, encoded by the coding sequence ATGACCTACGAGCTTCCCCTCGACGACGCCTACGAACCCTACCACGCCTCCTCGCCGACCGATCGCGTCATCCTCGAACTGCAGATGTACGGCCATCGCCCGCATCAGGACGAACCTGATGCTCGGCCACTTCCCGACGACGAGGTGATCCGGGCCGGCCTCGCCGGTATCGTCGAGACCTTCGCCGGCATGCTTGGTGACACCAGGCTCGAACCCGATCTCGATGACCTGCTCTGGTCCTTCGCAAACGTCTTCCACCGTGCCGCCGAGCGCGTCGCCCGCAGTCTCGACCGCAACGAGGAGGCCCAGCGTTCAAGCCAGCAGGAACAGGACGGTTCCGAGGTGAAGTCGGTCGAGCTGGAGCGGCTCACTGCCGAGGGCATCACCTATATCGAGCGCCGCAACGTGCTCGAAATCATGCGCGATGAGGCCGCCGACCTCTACGAGGCACAAACCGGATCGGCATGGCGGCCGCGCACCGGCTCCAAGGTCAGCCACCAGGCGATGACCGCGTCGGTGATCGACAGCCGCGACTTCCTCGCCGCCCGCTGTCGCGCCGAAAACGAGGTGCTCGTTCCGGCCGGCACCAAGATTGCCTTCGCCGGCGGCCTCGACTGCAACGATCACGACCGGATCTGGGACGCGCTCGACAAGGCCCGCGAGAAGCATCCCGACATGGTCCTGATCCACGGTGGCAGCCCGCGCGGCGCCGAACGCATCGCCGCCTGCTGGGCCGAGAACCGGAAGGTCACCCAGATCGCCTTCAAGCCGGATTGGAACCGGCACGCCAAGGCGGCTCCGTTCCGCCGCAACGACCAGCTTCTCTCAGTGGTGCCCTACGGCCTGATCGTCTTTCCCGGCTCCGGCATCACCGAGAACCTTGCCGACAAGGCCCGTCGGCTCGGCATCCCCGTCTGGCGGTTCGCGGAGGACGGCGCGTGA
- a CDS encoding DUF736 domain-containing protein, whose translation MATTIANLTTKADGSMEGVFATLRVNAPITLIPNTNKSREDAPDYRIVNKRTGFEIGAGWHRISQRSGEEYLSVKLEAPEIGVIFGNLAPAPGGEENKKVILWNNPQ comes from the coding sequence ATGGCCACCACGATCGCAAACCTCACCACCAAGGCCGACGGCTCGATGGAAGGCGTCTTTGCCACGCTCCGGGTCAACGCTCCGATCACCCTGATCCCGAACACCAACAAGTCGCGCGAGGACGCGCCCGACTACCGGATCGTCAACAAGCGCACGGGCTTCGAGATCGGAGCCGGCTGGCACCGCATCTCCCAGCGTTCGGGCGAGGAATACCTCTCGGTCAAGCTGGAAGCCCCCGAGATCGGCGTCATCTTCGGCAATCTCGCTCCCGCCCCGGGTGGCGAGGAAAACAAGAAGGTCATCCTCTGGAACAACCCCCAGTGA